CGCACAATATTTATGCCGTATTATGATATTTTTAGTATACATATAATACAGTAAAACAACCCGGCCCACATATTTTGTGGGTTACATGGCTCATATGTAGTCATGTAAAAAATTAGGACATCCATGAAAACCACTGTCTTTAACATGATTAAGCATTAAGGGCATTTAGAACTTCCTCTCATTAATATTTAGAGAAGGAagtaatataaataaactaattaaaCTTCAGAAATGTCGTTAAAAATAATTtctaattttttttgtgtgtgtgtgttagtactGTGAGGGAAAAGgtaggacacccccacatttagtGCTACTTAAAATCCCTGAAGTTAGAATCAGGAGCAGCATATCAGCCGCAGATGATTTAGAACAAGGTTAGAGGGCATTTTGGAGGAGtcggtcttatttaaacctcagacatttaatctgctctgctcttgactgttgaagtgagtggtgaagatcaccatgaccagatccaaagagctctctgaggccttcagaaagaatgTTGTCGATACAGAGGAGCCTGGggagggatttaaaaagatctcagaacagttagaaatcagccgtgtCCGCTTAATCTTTTACACGTGGAGAACATTTCAAACCACTACGTCATAAGTTCAAGTCTATGTTCAAATCACGAACATCTTTTATTAAAACCTGGATAGAAAAAAGCCTAAATATTGCAAATAGGATGAGGTGTATAATGTGGCTTGTTGATAAAGGAGAAACGGGAAAGTCTGGAATTATGCTCTTTCAGGACAGTTTTCTGTAAGGGATTTCCACAGAGGTTCTGTGTCTACCAGTGCTGTGACTGGAGTTGTGACTGAATACTTGAATGAAGCTTTCTTTCCACTTTGTTTTCCTTGGGTTTATCTGATTTGAGAAGGTTTGACTAGCTCTACATGTTTATCAAATCTGTCGAAAGCTACTTGAAGGAAAAAAGGAGCTTTGTTTCTAACGCAGCCAGTGACCTAAGCCTAAGAGCTGCAGCTGTCCAACCTGTTCTACGCAGGGCTGATTCAAATAATTCCAGCAAGCACCATGAGCAAGACCTGTCTGTAGCAAGAATGTCACGTCCTCTTCATTTGGAATTTTCTTGTAGTCTTCAaatctcacacagacacactgaggAGTTCGAGCGAATCTTAAACCCAGCATAGAGCAGCTCAGTGAACGGGTAGTGGACTGTGTGTAAGTGgatcggggtgtgtgtgttgagtgagATGTTGTAGAAGGACAGTGTGCCAGCCGCCCAGTCCAGATACACTCCTACTCTGTTGGAGAGGGAGGCGGGTGTGGATATGGAAGTGGGATGACAATCATGCCAAAATTGGTAAAGGTTATGAATATTGCACTCCAGACTCCAGGATTTATTCCAGGCCCCAAATAAGCTTGACAGACCATAGGCCTTCCTACAGATTCCTCTGTATGCCACGGTTATAGCCACCTCCTTCCCACCCCACTCAGCCTCCCAGTAGCAGCGTCCAGTCAGACTCTCCGTACTCAGAATCTGCTTTATGTGGTCAAATCTGTCTGGATGATCTGGATACATCTGATGTTCCCAAGACCTCTTCGCCTTTCTGTTTCCCTCAGACAGAGTGAGAGTTCTGTGTGCTGTGTTCGGGTCCAGAGTGAGCGCACAGGCATCTGCACACAGATATACACAAAGATTAGAGGTGAATACACAGacagggtgtatgtgtgtgtatatgtgtcttACATTTTCTTAGTCCTGGTTTCATccagatctcacctcgtggttCCATCCTGaccaagaaaacaaaaagaactGGAAATTAATTTAAGTAATACTACAGTTTCGGTACACTGTCCAGACAAGACAAGGCATCCAGACACTTACAGACTACAAACCCTAGACAGTCACAGCAACACAGACTTCCATTCCAGAGCAGCTGAATGCTTCATATACCTGCTTTGATCTCACCAAATGTGAGCACCTGGTTTCAGCCCCTGTGACAAAACTCTCCTTCTACAGATAAGGAGGTTTTAACATTTACTTTAAGAAGAGTCAGAACCTATTTGAAACTGCACAGGAGGAtaggtcttggttcctctcaaggtttatTTCTGGTATTATCAGAAAATCTTTAAAATACTGCAGGTGAAATAAGTATAGATCAagtacatatatttttaaaagtgctAATGACATAATATTCTCACCATATGTCGGTAACAACTGTCAAAGGGATAAAGTATTAAACACGCTCACTGAAAGTTAGTTTATACTTTGTCCAAAAGCCTTTGTTGGTGATGACGGCTTCAAGACGCCTCCTGTACGGAGAAACTAGTTGCATTCATTGCTCAGGtgtgattttggcccattcttcTTTCTAATTACTGCTAGATTTCAGATGGTGTCGTGACTTTCCATGTCTTTTagcatctctctttctttgggtgtcatttctcattattacacatCATTTATGGACACATTCAATACTTATTTCACCCGCAGAGGTGAGGGACCTGTACAGGTATTAGCATAGAaggtatagaaaaataaaaaatgggctGATGACACAACCTTGTGGTGCTCCAGTGCAATAGCCTTGCCTGTTACTGACTGAAGAATGTTGTTTATAAAGCTGTGCATGGTGCTAAAGTTttctgattatctggttacacaAGAAGACATGCCTTTCAGGATGCTGCACATCTACAAGCTGCTGTTAAAGCTTTTAACCACCAGGCGACACTAATGCTTAAAAAGCTTCATTTAACTAACATTATATATGATCTCTCTACCAAAGTCCAGAAGTGGAGTGAGTTAACAACTGTCAGCCAAGAGCACTTATTTCCTTTGCATTCAAGTGTTTCAAAAGGCTGGTACTGAGATATAATCAAAGTATCATGCTGCCAAATACAGTAGGCCTCCTCTAGGTTGTCCACCACCAACACAGGTCTACAGAGAACACCATATCCCATGTCATCATTCTATACAGGTATCCCATccaaacacattaacacacttaTGTATCCGGGCCTTCTGAAGCTGGACATGCTGGACCGTTTTGCCCTTTGCTCTGCTCTTTGTTCTGGTGTGATGTATGCGTGGGCAGACACATCTCAAATTCCCTTATAAAAGCTTTGATGGCACCATATTGGGCTTGATCTATAATGCTGGTGTTATAAAAGATCAGTGATTAGGTGTGACTGAATTATGCCTCTAAACCTGTGCTGTGTGGTGTGTCTGGCCACAACTGTGCTATCATCAGTGCATTTAGGCCGCAATCTACCATCTATCTAATGAGGAAACTGCTTGCAAGGAGGTGGTCAGACTAAAGGCCACCTGAAAGCTGAACATATACTGATGTATGAACGAAATACTGTCCTTTCTAGTAATTGGTCCAGGTTTATAGTCATGACATACTGTATTGTCATGGTGTAATATTGGTAAAGCCTCAGGGAAAATACATGCAAGATTTGTGCACATTACAAAGAAAGGCTTAAACTTTGAATTATTAACCATTTCTAATGCCTTTaatttctctccttctctcttacATCTCTGAGGTTAGTAATGAGGTGAGGTTAGAGTGGGTAGATTTTGGTTaataaggttatggttaggagaGGGCCAGGTTTAGGTTACTTAGGTAATGTTAGGGCTAGAGTTAGGTGTAGTGTTCCTTGGCCTTAATATTACATAAGGTAGTAcagtaacgtgtgtgtgtgtgtctgcctgtgTGGAGTAACTAATGAACTCACTGTAGGTTCTGTAGGTGTGGAACCCTCAGTAGATCGGAGAGCAGCTTCACTCCAGACTCTCCTGGGTGATTATACGTCAGATCCAGTTCTCTCAGGTGAAAGGGTTTAGTtttcagagctgaagccagaAAAGAACAGCCTTCCTCTGTGACCATACAACCAGACAACCTTCAGGAAACAGAAACggaatatatgtttatttatattttattaatataaaaaaagctGGGCCTGAAATCTTCCCAGTCCCATGTGCTCATGTTATAATTTTGGTTCATTGTCTCCTCCAGAGCCCACCTACCCTATACCAGTGTATTTAGAGACTTGGCCTTGGAAAGGTGGCTGGCTGCACTTTTTGAAGAGCTTACCATCCTATATACTCAGAAATCTGCTCATTTCTGTGCCTTTCCTGGTTCCAGGCCCATATACTCATTACTGATTTTTATTTGGTTTCAGATGGTGTCGTGACTTTCCATGTCTTTTAGCACCTCTCTTTCTTTGGgtgtcatttctcattattacacatCATTTATGGACACATTCAATACTTATTTCACCCGCAGAGGTGAGGGACCTGTACAGGTATTAGCATAGAaggtatagaaaaataaaaaatgggctGATGACACAACCTTGTGGTGCTCCAGTGCAATAGCCTTGCCTGTTACTGACTGAAGAATGTTGTTTATAAAGCTGTGCATGGTGCTAAAGTTttctgattatctggttacacaAGAAGACATGCCTTTCAGGATGCTGCACATCTACAAGCTGCTGTTAAAGCTTTTAACCACCAGGCGACACTAATGCTTAAAAAGCTTCATTTAACTAACGTTATATATGatctctctatatatactcATTACTGatttttatttggtttcctGGCTCCTCTTACATCTCCACCCTAGTCATGTCTTGTTTTACTGCTTCCACCTGTGTGCCGTCCTTTACCTCACCATTCTCAAGTGTTTCTAATGTAGTCTTGTGTAGGGTATTCATAAGTATTTAGCTCACAAACCCTACAAATCTGTTTGAAAACattttggcattttttttttatttttttcatttggaTTAGTTAAGATATTAATGTTTCTATTTATGTGTCTAATTATCATAACTTGGATTTTGGATGTGGTAAATCCTTAAGAGTTCAGAGTAAAGAGGTTTTTAGGACACAGGGCATAGATTGCAGCACTTCAAGTGGTGTTAAAATGAACCATTTAATCTCTAAATTTGATTGAAAATTTTGATtcaaagataaaaagaaaataagaagTACTTAGTACTTAACTACTTAAATCTAGCAACAAAGCCATTGAAATAAATGaacattaaaattaataaataaattaaaactaTTCATTTACATTGGGGTGTCATTCAAACTACTTGTGTTATGTAGCATCAACTAGATGTAAAAAGTAACAAAACCCTTTTTATTCCGACACTTTTTTTAAAATCTGGGTTGCCcaaaaaacatataaacataGATAGAAACTATAGATATACAAGGGGCTGTGTGAGAGGTTTGAGTTTTTGTTTGTGGaaagttattttattattttaaaataataaacatgaatTGCACAGTTACTGGTTCTTGCAGCTTTCCATTTTGTAAGAATTGCTTCcttttctgcacacagtgtTTTTGTGTTCATGGTGTATCTttagccaggaatactgattaaccagtatgaatacaGATTAACCACCTGAAACGTATTTACTGCACTCACGTGATGTCCATTCCACTAATTGCAAGACTACTAGCACCAATAGCCTGGAACTTGAATATTCTGAATGTTTATGCAATCACTTATTTTAATAATCACTTATTTTACaggtttattttcattttgacaTTTGTTTGTTGTGAatattgtatgtgtgtacaATCCTAATCCACAAAAGCATTTACCTGAGTGTCTCTAGTTTAcaactcttcagtccagcagacaGCAGTTCCACTCCagaatcctgcaggtcattgttgGTGAGGTCCAGCTCTTTTAGTGAGGAGGTTTTTAATTGCAGAGCTGAACTCAGATTTCCACAGGCCTTTTGCCCAAGATTACAGAAAGCGAGTCTGCAAAGATGTATTGCAATATACTGTTTATAAAACCTAAtcaaatgtgtatttttttaaattactgcTGTAGTTGGAATTAGAAATACAATGGAATTATAAATCCTGAAATCACAACTAAAGCTGTTCACATATACCCTTACTAAACCCTTTCATCAGTTAATTCACAAATCTCAcctgagtgtctccagtttacagtgtgaactcttcagtccggcagagagcagctccactcctgaatcctgcaggtcattgttactgaggtccagctctttcagggaggagtTTACAGATTGTAGAGCTGATCCCAGAGTTTCACAGGAGTTTACTGTGAGAAGACAGCCTGTTAGCCTGTAAAGAGTTGCAAAATAAATACGATACACAGTACAGCTTAATAAGGACAATGGAGATGGTGTGACAGTGTTCTCTATGTGTCactttgcatttgcatttgcatttacgAAAGGTACGAAAAGGACAGTTGATGAGTGACAGTTCATCCTATATGCTCATACCAGCGCAAAACCCACTAACACACCTTCACCATTTCAGCGtcgctgcagtgctgagaatctAAGAATGACCcgccacccaaataatacctgctttgtggtggtcctgtgggatCCTGAGCATTGAATGACAGGGAGAAAGGAGGCTAGTAAAGtatgcaaagaaacagatggactagaGTCTATAATTACAGATCTACAAAGTCTACAAAGAGGTGGTTATATttaactgatgtaggctgatgTAGAAAATTAATTCATGTATtcataattcattaattcaatTAATTTCAATGTGAGAGATTCAGTAgaattttaaatgaattatatAACATAATAAATGTTATAAAACAGTTAGTTCCGACATCGCAATGTGACTGTCTGAGGTACATTTTAGGAGTCCTAATATTTCACGATTATGGCACTCTGACCAAAGTTATATTATAGTATTACTCCACCACATACACACGTAACCTCCCAACGACACTAAGTTAcacattatttataattataatataatgccAATCCAAAAATGAATTATAACCATTTTAGCCAACATGTTTGACGTCAGTGCCTTGACTGTAGTTAATTAGTTATTGTAGTAATCACATGAAATCAATCAATTGAAAACTAGAATGAAACGAAAGCTAACTACTGGAGATTTTACTGTTATCTGCAAAGCATCCCAAGCCGTACATAAGTACACTAAACACAGACACTGTGGGTTGAAAACAAAGCAATACTCCTGAGAAGTGTTGCTAGGAAGGTAGGTAGGGTATTTTGTATGGTTGAAGACCTgatctgctgcatcatttaaggtagAACGTATGATTGGAAAACAGACGGgcgaataaaaaaaatgaaggtcATCTTTAATATAAGCTGTAACATCACCTTTTGGCCTTTATCTTAAAAtctaaccaaaaaaaaaccctgcaatAATGAAACTGTGGTATAATCGCAACCATAAACTCAAGGTTTGTGCTATCATTCAAGATACTAGCACTGGTGTTCTGATCTAAGTCCTTGTACACCAGTACCAAACTTTCACATTATAGCATGAATCCTGAGTGTATTATTGCTAAAATAACTTGACTATTAAGGCTTTATTAATAGACTGAATCTCACCTGAGTGACttcagtttacagtgtgaactcttTAGTCcggcagagagcagctccactcctgaatcatgCAGGTtattgttactgaggtccagctctttcagggaggagtTTACTGATTGTAGAGCTGATCCCAGACTTTCACAAGCCTTTTGACCAAGATTACAGATGGTCATTCTGCaaaacaatatacaatatatccaatggaaatacaaaacaaaaaggtgAAATGGAAACAAACGGTTATCCGTTTGGAAATGAAAGCACAGGAAGTTCAcctgagtgtctccagtttacagtgtgaactcttcagtccagcacaGAGCATCTCCACTTCTGAATCCTTCACATgattgttactgaggtccagctctttcaggggGCAGTTCACTGATTGTAGAGCTGAGCAGAGAGTTTCACAAGCTGTGGAGTGTAGTGTGAAAAAACAGCTGCGTATTCTGCAAAAgaataataattcaataatacaGTTAAACCAGGGATGTCAAATAAAATGTGACAGTTCTGGTGCTTCAGATGTATGAACTATTAATTGCGTCACTATTGAAAATGTTAATGTGAACTATTTTAGAACTCTGAATGTTGAATATAGGTGTCCAGTGTATGCAGGACAGGAGTAAAACTTACACAGCTTTTCTGGAGACCCTCACGGCCAGCATGAGTCTTCTATATCCTTCCTCTGACGTGTTGTATTTCTTCAGGTCCAGCTCATCCAGCACCTCCACTGACCTCAGAAGCATATAAGCTAGTTCTGAACACTGTACAGGCGAgagcttctcttctcttctctcagaGTGTTTCTCTGATTTTAGAGACTCCTGAAGCTCTCTGGAGAGAGACTGGTCATTcatttcagacagacagaggaacagATTGATGGATCTCTCAAATGAAAATGGACATTCTTGATCATCATCAAGTCCTTTGATTATTTCCTTGATGTATGCTGCAGTTTTCTCAGAGCTGCTGTGTTCGAGAGTCAGTAGACCCTGTAAGAGTCTCTGATTGGACTCCAGTGAGATGCCCAGCAGGAAACGGAGGAAAAGATCCAGGTGTCCGTTCTTACTCTTCAAGACTTTATCCACTGCtcccatcagcagctcatccaGTGAAACATCCTTGGACCACTCTCTGAACTTTGGATTAAAACAGCCATACACAAACCTCTTACTGGGCTGTGGTTTAAAAACCTCCAGTACCTCCATGTTCTGGATCTCGTAGCAGTGATGCACATAAACAGCAGCCAGGAACTCCTGAAAGCTCAGATGAACAAAGCAGAAGATCTTCCTCTGGTCCAGAACACATTCCTCCCTGAAAATCCCAGAATACACTGAGGCCTCAGTGACATCAATGCCGctctctctcaggtcctctTCATAGAACATCACATTGCCCTTCATCAGCTGTTTGAAAGCCAGTTTAGACAGTTTCAGAAGCTCAGTTCTGTTGAATCTCTGCAGCTTCTTCAGGTCTCTCTCACCTTTCTCCTCattcttcttgttcttcatGTTGGTCTGAATGAGCAGAAAGTGGGAATACATTTCAGTCAGAGTTTTAGGAACTTCTGTGTCCTGTTGTTGGATGATTTGCTGAAGCACAGAGGCTGAGATCCAGCAGAAGACGGGAATGTGGCACATGATGTGGaggctcctctctctcttgaaGATGATTTTCTGGGCTTGGTCTTGGTCACCGATTCTCTTCCTGAAGTACTCCTCCTTCTGAGGATCGCTGAATCCCTCAATTTCTGTCACGCGGTGGATGTACTGAGGAgggatctgattggctgctgctgGTCTGGAGGTTATCCAGATGTGAGCAGAAGGAAGCAGCTCTCCTTTGATCAGGTTTGACATCAACACGCTCACTGATGACGTCATGGTAGCGTCAGATACTTCCTCACAGTTTGAGAAGTTCAGCTGAACTCTGCTTTCATCCAGACCATCAAATATGAACACAGCTTTGTATCGATTATACATGTTTGGGTCCAGATCTTGAAGCTCAGGGTGGAAGGCACACAGAAGTCCATGAAGACTGTACTGGTCATCTTTAAACAAGTTCAGTTCCCTGAAAGGAAGCACAAACATAAAATCTACATCCTGATTGGCTTTTCCTTCTGCCCAGTCCAGAACGAGCTTCTGCACAGAGACAGTTTTTCCAATGCCTGCAATGCCTTTAGTCAGCACACTTCTGAGCTTCTGCACTTCTTCATCTCTTTTCTCTTTGTGTTTGAGACCTTCATCCATTACAGCTCCAACATTCTCTGTTCCTGTTCCTTCTTCAGGACTCTGTAGGTATTTATAGATCTCTGCAGAGTTGATTGGCATGTCTTGTAGGTGTTTTCTGTGTCTGTTCTCCATCCGTAAAACCTCATGGTCTTCGTTCACCCCTTCGCTCCGTCCCTCTGTGATGTAGAGCTGTGGGTGTATCCTGTTTGGGAAAGGTTTATTatctgcagtgtttattatCTCAAGTAGTTTCTCATACTTGTCCTTCATGATGGTTTTGTGTCTTTCTAAGACTCTGAGAAGGACATCATCTTCTGATTGGTGAGAATCCTGCTCCATGGCCTCTTTTTGAGGACGTAGAATCGTAGATGAGAAATTGTCCTGACTAAGTCGGATGGTCCCGGAAGTCCACAGGTGATACCAAGATGGTGACCTAGTCCACAGCTGGTGTGATCCTGGAGCTGACTGTCCACCTTCCAGCTAAGAGAGACAATGGAAATAATAGAGTgagcatgagagagacagagatattAGAATGAAAAACTATGACCTCAGCGCCCCTCATGCACAGTAGAAGAGTAAAACACCTCCGAAATGTAGCCTCCTCACCCTGAATGCAGCCATATGACCCAGAATAATCTTTGTTTTAATGATTTGTAACTAATTCATGTGAATAAAGCCCTTATTCTGGAAGAAATGCTCTGTTTCTGAAACGGCTGGGAACGTTTAGAGGCGCTGAAGGACCGTTAAGGTCAACTTTACCTCAGAGAAGATGTTCGCCTAGCCACCTTCTTCTCCTCAGAGCTTCAGCGGGGAAACGGCGACTGTGTGAAGAGACAGTTCGCTGATACCAAACGATAAACACGAAAAACGAAGCTGAAGATGTTCCTCCGTTTAATCTGTGGAGGAGACAGTCCGGGTCTGCACTGGGACACGTCACCGGCGCGCAGGCCTTTAGGATCAGAGCTCTCGAGCGCCGAAATTGAGCCTTAGAGCTTCAAATGACCAAGAAGGGAAACACATGCCGAGCACGTGGAGGCTTCCCATAAGCTCGTGCACCCCTGACAGTTATTAAATAtggacattttattttttagatgaCGTCAAATCAAATCAGGATTATCGTCACATCTCGTGACCACAGGTGTGAAGGTGAGGGAAGAACCCAGGCATATAGTCCCCGCAGTAAAACcccacacattaacacacactatacatactaagACAGCGAGGGTCCTGCACACTCTTTAATTAACTTTAATTActgcattaaaaacaaaacatgaataaAAGGTAACGCTACATTTGCTGTAGTAGCCACTAAACTGTGTACTAGAacgtgcagaagtgtgtttccTTTAGAAGATTGAACACGGCCCCTTTAGTCGAATTGAGCGGCTGAAAAACATCCGTCGACATGGCTGTGGTGTTTATCGGGGAAAACGGCCAAACCAGGAATGAAGTCACtgtctgctcaagttaaaggcagttggacGCAACAGCTGTCCAACCAAATTCACCACaggatgtgtagccaggaacgtccagctaaccgaggctcaaatcacacggGTTTAGAAGATAAGGCCTCATATCTCAGAGCACAGTTGAGTGAACGGTCTCAGCAGTGTTTTCTACTGGTTTCAGGCACATTTACTAGACTGGTTCgttttgcttgctttcccttttaatcgaacttagcatgtcgctgaATTGgctaatttttgtttttttgcctttGAAATAGGCCGTCACTTCTCAAAATAACTTCATGACTGTAATGCTTTGTCAGCACATTTAACACAACTGAAAACCACTGGACAcaaatgatcattttaaaggtaatttttaataatattttaataataatctgaattataatattaataatgtcagTTAATTAAATGAGCATCAATCAAGTTTATTAACTTTATTACTTTTCCAAAATGACTGAGTCTATGGTATGGACAGACACAAAGGTAAACATAGAGTAGTGCAACtacaaaggaaaaaaatgatcaattttCAAAATAGCAAAAATATTTGTTGTGAAAGAAGTTTGGGAATTTTGGGAGCATGTTTTCGAGCCCTTTGTTACCCCTCTCAACCTTCACACCCAATTATAATttgaaaaatggacagaaaagccagaaatgtaaaacatattttaaaagaaatgcaAAGTAGAGGGTGTATAATGTAGCTTGTTGAAAAAGGTTGGGAATGAAAGTCGCGTGTCTGGAATTACACCCAATCACCCTACCCTATTTGTAgggttctttaaaaatcagacaatgtgattttctgatttttttttttttcccctcattttgtctctcatagttgaggtctgcCTATGATGTCAACTACAGgcttctctcatctttttaagtgggagaacttgcacaattggtgactgactaaatactttttttctccCACTGTATCTGTGCACGTCTACATGTTGGTGTTGACGATAAAGTGTGTCTAGGGCTGCTTTCATAACAGTTTAGCGAAGCTTCCTTTCCTATTAGGTGTCCTTGGGTTATCCTGATCTACGAATAGGTTTTGCTAACTCTACATGTTTGCCCAGTCTGCCTGTAGggctacatttacattgacaACGACAGAAGGCATCTTATCcatcactgtttactcagaaaatattcatagctagtttgtatagactagagTCCTCcaagcttagatgctactaaatacaaaagtcagtaatggagaccacaatactctggTATTgggatgggtcttcagtctgcttgAAGACAGAccctgctgttcggacacccaggggaagtttgttttACCACTTGGGTGCAAGACAGGCCTATTTTTAATGGGGTCAAACACTAAATGAAATATATAAACGTGAATAGGTGACTGTGGCTTAAGCTTAGAATCAGCCGTCCACTTCACCTGTCCAATCTAAACCTTCTTTTcagaatcatttaaaatatgGATTGAATGGTAACCATTGGTCTAAtcgctttatttttttaaatcatcaaAATCGTGACTTGAGGCCACGTCTGTTAGTGGTTATGTTATGTCACACAGACAGAGTGAGGAGTTAGAACGAAGCCTAAACCCAGCATAGAGCGGCTCAGTGAACGGGTAGTGGACCGTGTGTAGGTGGATCAGTGTGTTGAGTGAGATGTTGTAGAAGGACAGTGTACCAGCCGCCCAGTCCAGATACACTCCTAATCTGCGGGACAGGGACGTGGGGGAGGTTATGGAAGTGAAATGACAATTGTGCCAAAAACTGTAAAGGTTGTTAACATTGCCCTCCACACTCCAGGACTGATTCCAGGCCCCAAACAGACAGTCCAAACCAGATCCTTTCCTCTTGATACCTGTGTATGACATGACTATATCAGCGCCCCTCCCACTCCACTCAACCTCCCAGTAGCAGCGACCGGTCATACTCTCCGCACTCAGAACCTGCTTTCGGAAGT
This sequence is a window from Salminus brasiliensis chromosome 18, fSalBra1.hap2, whole genome shotgun sequence. Protein-coding genes within it:
- the LOC140538895 gene encoding uncharacterized protein, with protein sequence MEQDSHQSEDDVLLRVLERHKTIMKDKYEKLLEIINTADNKPFPNRIHPQLYITEGRSEGVNEDHEVLRMENRHRKHLQDMPINSAEIYKYLQSPEEGTGTENVGAVMDEGLKHKEKRDEEVQKLRSVLTKGIAGIGKTVSVQKLVLDWAEGKANQDVDFMFVLPFRELNLFKDDQYSLHGLLCAFHPELQDLDPNMYNRYKAVFIFDGLDESRVQLNFSNCEEVSDATMTSSVSVLMSNLIKGELLPSAHIWITSRPAAANQIPPQYIHRVTEIEGFSDPQKEEYFRKRIGDQDQAQKIIFKRERSLHIMCHIPVFCWISASVLQQIIQQQDTEVPKTLTEMYSHFLLIQTNMKNKKNEEKGERDLKKLQRFNRTELLKLSKLAFKQLMKGNVMFYEEDLRESGIDVTEASVYSGIFREECVLDQRKIFCFVHLSFQEFLAAVYVHHCYEIQNMEVLEVFKPQPSKRFVYGCFNPKFREWSKDVSLDELLMGAVDKVLKSKNGHLDLFLRFLLGISLESNQRLLQGLLTLEHSSSEKTAAYIKEIIKGLDDDQECPFSFERSINLFLCLSEMNDQSLSRELQESLKSEKHSERREEKLSPVQCSELAYMLLRSVEVLDELDLKKYNTSEEGYRRLMLAVRVSRKAVIRSCFFTLHSTACETLCSALQSVNCPLKELDLSNNHVKDSEVEMLCAGLKSSHCKLETLRMTICNLGQKACESLGSALQSVNSSLKELDLSNNNLHDSGVELLSAGLKSSHCKLKSLRLTGCLLTVNSCETLGSALQSVNSSLKELDLSNNDLQDSGVELLSAGLKSSHCKLETLRLAFCNLGQKACGNLSSALQLKTSSLKELDLTNNDLQDSGVELLSAGLKSCKLETLRLSGCMVTEEGCSFLASALKTKPFHLRELDLTYNHPGESGVKLLSDLLRVPHLQNLQMEPRGEIWMKPGLRKYACALTLDPNTAHRTLTLSEGNRKAKRSWEHQMYPDHPDRFDHIKQILSTESLTGRCYWEAEWGGKEVAITVAYRGICRKAYGLSSLFGAWNKSWSLECNIHNLYQFWHDCHPTSISTPASLSNRVGVYLDWAAGTLSFYNISLNTHTPIHLHTVHYPFTELLYAGFKIRSNSSVCLCEI